The sequence ctgtaccaataattggtGGTTTAATTTTAGAGCACAATCATGAATATTGTTGCGATTGTTTCCCGACTGCAAGAAAAGTAAGTCCAATAGCTTTTGGATACACCCACAAGgtaagcaaaacaaaatatgtatCAGTTTTAAGAGCTAAAACAGTAAGGGGaagtgcttagttcctccactattgggtcattTACCCTACCCGGGATTACTCAAAATATCATCCTttggacaagaaaattattttgagctttttagtggaatgtcttcacttgtcataagacaagtttgtaccttcccatttaattccaccaattgattcaagtggtggaattaaatgggaagtaACAAACTCGACTTATGACAAATGATACTTAGGACTTTGTAGTCAATTTGTCATTAAATGGCCCTGTTCCTaataaaattgttctgtttCTCATGCCGCAGttcttgatttcggcgccccctgagggctggcgcccttggcgggggtcaacctggccaaccacacgctacggcgctgccgacgatgaatgattgtcatacccattcttcaacggaTAATTACGGCCATGGTgtcgattcaggtagcatgtttGTTTCCGACTTTtcttcaaagcaaataccaaaactgaagctgtccaggttggtatcaaatttactcgAAAGATTGTAATTGGtcttcgttttaatggatccaatttaatggtattttttttgtagattgttctgcgggatattatactattcaatatcccaatgtaccaacttgtttttcttccagtcgaaatccttctacaattgatttgattttaacggattcaaatcagctgtgtggccaattggtaactcatgctgattgactctgatcaccttcatgtgacgtttgaaatctcacaagaagccatttataatccaatcagctctacatttaattatcatagagctgattgggatttatataaaacttatatcgataggaattttgatgttgatattcctctcgataccaaaagtgataatgatgatgctctcgtatctttgacaaatttaattgtcgaagccagaggcattgcaattccgaaatgtgaaattaaattcaactccattattattggcgacgatcttcagcttctgatccgtcttaaaaatgtgaggcaaaggcaatacaaaaaaaaaactcgcgatcctgcgttgaaagttatttggagaggtttgcaaaatgaaattaaaaaaagtttcgctattctgagaaataccaactttgagaataatgtctagAAATTGGATCCCAATTCGCAACccctttggaaattaacgaaaattgcAATGATattgaaatgctaatatcatcttccacacttagacgtacatgttcataatagaattagaggcgaacgtatagaattgatagttccgttaggaactTTATACttgtcgacttcaaagccgcatatgatacaatcgatcgggaccagctatggcagctaatgcacgaacgcggattttcggataaactgatacgattgatcaaagcgacgatatatcgggtgatgtgcgtagttcgagtttcaggggcattctcgagtaccttcaaacgcgtagagggttacggcaaggtgatggtctttcgtgtctgataTTCAACATCGcgttggaaggggtaatacgaagagcagggattaacacgagtggtacgatttccataaagtccgtccagttatttgatttcgccgacgacattaatattatggcacgtaactttgagaggatggaggaagcctacatcagactgaaaagcgaagctagtCTAGTTTagttggactagtcatcaatacgtcgaagacgaagtacatgatagaaagaggctcaagagaggacaatgtaaacCCTCCACCACAAGTTTGTATTggcggtgacgaaatcgaggaggTTGAAgagttcgtgtacttgggctcacgaTAACGattccagcagagaaattcggagacgcatcatggcaggaaatcgtacgtactttggattccgcaaaacgctccgatagaatagagttcgccgccgtaccatactgactatctacaaaacgcttattagactgataattctctacggacacgagacctggacgatgttcgtgggggaccaacacgcacttggagttttcgaaaggaaagtgttgcataccatctatagtggggtgcagatgacggacggtacgtggtggagccgaatgaaccacgagttgcatcagctattgggagaaccatccatcgtttacaccgTGAAATGggagactgcggtgggccgggcacgtagccagaatgtcgaacagtgacccggtaaaaatggttctcgacaacgatccgacgggaacaagaaggcgaggtgcacaaggagcaaggtggatcgatcaggtggaggacgatttgcggaccctccggagactgcgtggttggcgacgtgcagccaagGACCGAACCATGGACAAGCCACTCCggtcttagtctgataataaataaataggaaACGATATTTTTCCTCAAACATTACCATTTTGTGTGAACTTCAATCCCTggctatatatttatttatttcttcgtcTCGAATGTTAAAAACTATTTCACAGACTGATTTATTTTCACCAATGTGGGTAGATACAGTGATACAGTGTTATAGAAGTTAGTGTAAATTAAATTATGTTTATCTTTTCTTTGTAGCAATTGTCACAAGTCAAGGATCAACTTCACCAGGACGCTTCTCGCCATCGCGAACACCAGGAGAATACGACCTGTCGGCTGAAAAACGAAGAACAGCACCGGATGGGCGTTGAGGAACGGCTGGAAAAGGCGTGTCACGAACTCCAACATCTTCGAGCGGAACATACTACCGTAAGATAGTTTTTCAGTATTAATGAAAGTATGAACGCACATCCCTTTTCTACTGCTCCCTTAGCTTAGCGAATACCTTGTTCGGCTAGCCCGTGCCTTATGTTGGAGCGAATGCTCCGAGCCTCCTTCCCCGGGGAGCGACACGACCATCCTGGGCGAAACACTGCTGGAACGTGCCGAACGGTTAGCGACTCATCATGACCATCACGTTCATGGAATCTGTGATAAggtaaaatgctatttttaatTTCCATACTGGTACCAAGCATGAGTCATGCGTTTGTCAACTGTAACCCGAATATAGGCTTGCTGGGAACTGGCCAACCACCATTCGCACTCCCACTCGCATCACCACAGCCACCTGCCAAAGCTGAGACGGGAACGGTCCTGCACCGATCTGCCCATGAAAGAAGTAAACTATCGATTTTTGGTATAGTACCGACCATCATTCTTTCATTTCACTGTGTCACGTTCGATTCACCGCACTCCATTTTCACGCCATCTCATTGTGTAAACAAGCAAAACCAGAAATGCATTCTCATTTTGTAGAGTACGGCACTGTACAATATGCAACGACGGGTCCGCGTGCTGCGGGAGCAGGTCCAGCGGCGGGATCTGCACTTGGAGCTCCTGCGGCGCAAGATTGCACTGCTCGAGGACAATGCCAGGGGGAAAACCATGTTGCAAGTAGTTTTCGTTCCATCCGTTCATCTTCATTTGTtccgtttctttttttttttttcattcggcGGAAGCCAATTTCGATTTGTAACCATTTCATTTTCGAGGCATTTCTGTACTCTTCATAGACGGAACGTGACGAAGCAGTTCACAGGGCGCGGAAGAATTCGAAGAATGCCGAACGAACTGCTCAACAACTGTCGGAGGTGAAGGCCCAACTGGTGGAGGTTAAGACCCAGCTGAATGAAGCGTCGGACTACAAAATCACCGCCCTGGAACGGGCCCGGAAGTGCGACGAACTGCAGGCACGTTTGTGCGAGTTGGAAAATGAAAGAGAACGGTTGGTGAGCCAGTTGGCAGCGTACAAATCTCGAGCCCGGTCGGCAGTTGAAAGCTCCCACGAACGAAGGGTGCGGGATGAACATGCTATCTCGGTGAGTTTTTATTCACGTTTCTGGCGTGTTTTGTAACAGCTAGAGAATCTCGATGGAATTTATGATCAATCGCCCTTGAaaactcagtttttttttatgaaaaaattctcccgaatttccatgaattttcatgaaaagtgaTGCACAATAAAGATACCCTATCAATGTATGATTTCTATTCATACCCATTGCAGCATCTCCGCGATGAGATGTCGCGAATAAAATCGCAACTAGCCGACACCAATCACCGCCTGTCGCAGCTTCAAGCGTTCCGAACCTCGGTGGCCAAGCTACTGCACCTGCGTGATGGTCCTGACTCCGAGCTGCTTCACAAACTCCAAACCATGTGTAGTGCCCATCATCAGTGTACGTGCCTGGGCGGCAGGCACTACGGGTCGGCGTCCCCGCTGGGAACGGTAGGCAGCGACCATCACTGCTCTCGGTACGACGACATGCCTGCTGGGCCTTCATCGACGGGATGCAGGCCGCTGAGCTCCAGCCCGGTTCACACCAGGAGGTATATCGATTCTGGCTTCAACGACCACGATCATAATTTCGACGACGATTTTGATTTCGGAAAGAAATATTAATAACTGCCACATTAAGAGAAGCAACACTGCCAAAACGGATGGAGGCCATTCAGCAAGCAGTTAGATGGAACAAGCAAAATGTGTTCGTTTCGATAGTTACCCATGCGGTACTTGCggtagtttttgttttataGCGAACGCGTTGCTCGTCTAGGGCCACCTGGTAGAGGGTAGAGGAAACGTATTCGTTGTAGCCAATGTTGTATGGAATAAATATGTTGAACGGAGTTCGAAATATGAGACAGACAATTATTCGTTTGATGACATGCCTTTTTAACTAAACCCGATGgcgcaaaattgtattttctgtTTCGAGATAAAAACTATTTGGATTTACACATTTTTAGAAGTCACTAAGTATGGTGGACATTCATTGTTTTATTCCCACAGAGTGTCAAGGAAGtcatattgttttattttagaaATATGTATTTGAAATGATCAATTTTCTGGATAGGCTTACATTTGAATGCTCTTTTATGCAATAAAGTAGTGCTACTAACTAAATTGGAGATAATATCCAACAATTATTACGAATCATTCAATAGTCAAGAACTGGGAGAATAATGGCTCACTATAATCTGTATCTGCAAATCTCAAATCCTTTACATCCCCATTCCACTTGGAGACATCATCATATTCCACAGATACCATTTTCCACAAATTTGCATTCAACTACCAACGCCACAAAGCCGCACTGGAAGATTTGTCAAGAAGACACACACACATTTTGAGCGGATATCATTTCCGTTCATATCCCCGGTTCTGCTCGAGCAATCGAGATGCAAGACGAAGGCAACAACGCCGGGGTGACAAATCCAACTGGAGGACTCTGGATCTGCTGACACTGCCGTTCTTGGCCAGAATGTGGTGCATTGTAGCTCTTACGAAAGGAATCGGAGATTACGTGCTGCCGTCTTGTGTTGTGCGCACAATGAATGCAGACAACGAATGGATGCAAAACTGCTCGAAACTGTTTGAATGCTTACATTGCATTGTTGTTTGCTCTGGCTGAAGATATTTGGTTCACTCCATGGGAACGATCGGTCGGTGTGCACCCGGTTGGTCAATTTCCTCTTTTCAAACGAAGCTCTAGCAAACTGGAGCATCGGTTGTCCCTTTTCCAATTTGGGGATTTGCATTTTTCATTATCGATAACAATTCACTTGAGAAATTTGAATTATTGTTGCCACGAGATTAGAATGGATCACGGGGGCAATTGCCGATGAAGGTGAATTATGATTTTCGTTTATGAGGTAAGGATTTTTCATTTCCGAGAGAGCGGATTGCGACAAGCTAAACGTTTGACCGATTAACATATTTTCTTGTgcgatattttcaaataaacctATTCCTCGGATAAGGTTATAATCGGCACTGACTAGTTTTGAATCGATGTTCCTACCTTTATTATGAAGGATTTTAACCCTTCCGTTAAATACAGTGCTTTTCAGAATGAAAAGACCACccttgattttcatgtttttttttgcgactTGAATGGAACTACCCTAATCTGTTGATGACAACCGATGAATAttaacacaaacacacacaaacCACTGAAAAGGGATGTGTTTGTTTATTCGCGTCGTAGAAATAGGGAAAAACAGTAAATACATCTTTTCAAAAAGATAAAACCACTTGGTAAGGTAACACCGTGATTGCGTTTTGTGTTAATTAACCATAATTTTTTAAACTATCGAATAGTTCTGCTCAAAGTGGGAAGGCAGAAGAGATTGAATGAGAAAGAACAGGGACAAATTTTGGCTTTTAGAAAGACTGGATGGGGAATCAGAAAAATTGCCAGAGAAATTGGACGAATTCACTGTGTGGttctgaattttctgaaaaacACCGCGTCGTATGGCCAAAAAAAGAGTCCAGGACGAAAAAAGAAATTGTCTGCTAGAGAAAGGCGTCATGTCGTGAGCAAAGCAACAAATTCCACGAAGAGCTGTTCTCGAATTCGAgccgaacaatgattacaaaataagcatcatattttcggaaatataagagcatgcaaggcaaatgattcatgtcatattgtgttcgggttcggataaaggtttgtcgctaggtgcgtttgtcagtgaaACAGGGGAGTCATGGACTGCATCAATACTTCGTGAAAGTGCATCAGGCACGCATGTTGTATTGCTGCAAATCTAAAGCCCATCTACTACACCTTGATCCAACGTTCCATTTTGTCTTCAAAATGtgccttgtcataagacgagtttgtaccttcccatttaattccaccacttgattgtaccttcaCAGATATCTATGtaattcgacctcaacagtaaggtcgtcttcagagaacgttatttttggtaACTCAcctggcaacgaaataaggactatggttggaaactcggtacctggaatgtcgaGGCCCTAAATGAAACTGGACGAATGAGCCTCCTGGCTCgcgcagggctggtagcgaccgaagccactcaaaatagtgactttcgcGACCAAAGCAGACAAAAAAacggaccaaatagtgactttcagttgcagagaaagtgatcaaatagtgacttccaatttcagttgcaagttcgatgagacgaaatcaagcgtttttgggtcgaaggagaataatttttccgtaatttgtggcggaaaacatctttcactcaccattATTTTCTCTTACAACAAACtcagaataaaaaagaaaatcacACGCTAACTTTTTTCTACTCAGTGAtactaagtaaaattgtattgccctctctactaaccccacggaaattttagtAGTAGTCTTGAAAGCAGTAGTCTTGAAagcaaatcatttttaaaagcCACTGGAAGTGAACGAAATATGATTATCACTCATAACACCTGGTTTTCTTTCCCGAGaatgatttctcggcgaaaatctgcgtgaatgagcattctTTTCTcttgagaatgagtgaaaattacgatcattggatttttttttgtttttccttgTCGGGTATTTtttatcactgcgaccattctTTTGGTCTATTGTAATATATTCCCCTTTTTTTCTAGCTATGTCACTATGGCGTACCGCTATTGGAAGTGATCGCTATTGTTTGACTAGCAGCTTCTCCCCAACACGGCTcagcttttcgaatgaaatgcaccaccgaattgggatttgttctaccaagctcaagtggttctataagccccttggtgaagaacttttgtcttgttcgaaaaattgccggacaacggcataacagatgctccgagtcttctttttctgtgtcacaGAAGCGACATAgatcattttgaagtttccctATAAGCTTCAAATGATATCGACTCGGACAATGACCTGTAATGGAACCCGTATAAGTGCTTAGGTCTCTTTTAGATAATTCTAAGATCTTGCGAGTCATGGAAACATTTGGAGTGATAAAGCGTTTCGATTGCCTGGCATTAGTTGCGTTCCTAAAATTGGTTTCTATTTTCATAGATTCCCATACCTTCAGCTCCATACGAAGAGAAGAAGTTGGTAAGCTGCAAAAAGGTTCCGGTCCTGTAAACCGACTTGATGATCCGAATCTCGCCAGCATATCGGCTTTTTCGTTACCATCTATTCCACAGTGTCCAGGAACCCAATATAGATTGACTTGGTTCCGACAAGACAATTTTTGGAGGGActgaatgcattcccaaacttgttttgaagtgcatgttgccgactttagagcattcaaagctgcttggctgtcggacattatgcaaatatttgagtGTCTGCAGTTCCTACGCAAACATATTACAGAACactctacacacttaaaataaatcgccgaattcggtaaaattttaccgaaatctcaacagcagaactgttcggtaaataatataactgattttcggtgattttgacagttgagcaatggaaaaaattacaaaaaatctgtaaaataaattaccgaacagttctgctgttgagatttcggtaaaatttaccgaatacggtgaaatgagttaagtgtgtagaaTTGCGTGAGCTTCCGCTTGGAATACGGATGGCCAACTGCCCATAGGAATCGATATGTCTATCCCAGGGCCAGTAACTCCTGCTCCCACTTGGTTGTTCAATTTTGAACCGTCAGTATAAAACGTAATTGATCCTGAACGAAGTGTTGGTCCTCCATTCAACCATGTATTGCGCCCAGGATCAATTACTTTGAACAGTCTATTGAAATTGTACTTTTTCTCCATCCAGTCCTCATTACTTATTACTAGGGAGTTTATACTGAAGTTTTTTAGAATGCTAAGATGACCCTTAATGTCACTTCCTAAGAGGTTTTCGGATCTTCTGATCCTCAAGGCAATCTTTTCAGCTTCTAATTGTACAATTTGATGCAGAGGAAGCATGTACAGTAAAGCATTTAGTGCACTCGATGGTGTACTGCTCATAGCACCTGTAATTGAGATAGTCGATAATCGTTGAAGTTTTTCGAACTTCATCTGAGCATTCTTCTCTTTCGTCTTTGGCCACCAGACCAACGAACCATAGGTAATTCTTGGTTTTACTATAGCTGAATATATCCAATGGATCATTTTCGGCTTAAGTCCCCATTGCCTACCAAAAATTCGTTTACTAATCCATAGAGCATTTGTCGCTTTATTAATGGCGTGTTCTAGATGCATGTTCCAGTTAAGTTTGCTATCAAGAACTACGCCAAGAAATTTGACTGTATTCGAAAGTTCCAATCGTGTACCTTTCAATATCATGTTGTTTATTGAGAATTTCCTCCTACGCGCGAAGGGCACAATAGTGGTTTTGGAAGGATTTACACTAAATCCTTCTCTATCGCACCACGTGGAgacgactctacgacactatccataattccattacccataatgccattaccccgaaggccactaccccgaacgccacaaccccgaataaatcactaccccgaatgccattacccgtaatgggacactaccccgaatgagccagtaccccgaattagtcattatttcaagtttgtacttcatttcaaagaaaaaaatgttaatcaATAACAGTTTATTCATAATTCATATGAATGGACAAtaattggaactgaaactgttccaatgcagtatggaactaagtattcttactccgtaagatatcgttccacttcgtatggcactcttcaagattcctgaatggcagggggagattatgcagcacgttttcatgcacaatgcagagagttggAGGCAATTGGGGTCCACGACAGCATGGCTACTAGGgcaacaaggtagaagttgttccttggtgtagtaaaagcaacgaattctggatgaagcgtggtctaaatctcaGATCGACGGGGGTTaatgggtgagtaagagtgagtgagtgattaagtgtgtgagtaagagtgagtgtgtgagtgagcgagtaagactTAGTGAGcgagcgagtaagagtaaacgagtaagaatgagtgagtaagagtgaacGATGAAGAGAGAGAGCGAATAATTGAAAGTAAATGAGTTagtaaaagtggatgagtgagtaagagtggttaagtgagtaagagtgggtgaatgaatgagagtgaatgaatgagtaataattagtgagacagaggaagtgagtgagtaagagggtTTGTGTATGAGAGTGAGAGAAGAGGAGATCTTGTTTATCTTCAGGAAGTTGCGTTGACCTTAAGAAGGCTCGTTTCGCCTTCTAACGAGAAGACGTTACCTTTAAAGAgtaacccgtccatttaaagaaggcatcatctcctctgtctgcctcataccgggcaaactcgtctatttaaagaaggcatcatctcctctgtctaccgtataccgggcaaacgcgtttattaaaaaaaagtcatatttaccctgtatgccttataccgggcaaactcgttcatttaaacaaagcatcatctcctctgttcgccttataccgggaaaacgcgttctgttGAAAAAAAAGGGTCTCTTACTCTCTTTtgtagaatagtacttttccaggtcataatgacaggaatgacagttaaagataattagaagaaaaatcaaaactgttagTTAAACTGTTTGGTTATAAATTGTTGCaattcatcgatatctgttggtgttaaacataGTAATAGaatgactctacgacactacccataattccattacccataatgccattaccccgaaggccactaccccgaacgccacaaccccgaatgaatcactaccccgaatgccattagccctaatgggacactactccgaatgagccagtaccccgaattagtcattatttcaagttgatacttcatttcaatgaaaaaaatgttactcaatcatatgaatgaacaataattggaactgaaactgtTTCAATGCAATACggaactaagtattcttactccgtaagatcccgttccacttcgtatggcacttttgaagattcctgaatggcagggggagattatgcagcaaGTTTTCATGCACAACGCAGAGAGTTGGAGGcaattgcggtccacgtcagcatggctactagggcaacaaggtagaagtttttccttggtcgctgtagtaaaagcaacggattctggatgaagcgtggtctaaatatcaaaatcgacgagggggtgaatggatgagtaaaagtgagtgagtaagagtgagtatgtgagtgagcgagtaagagtaaacgagtaagagtgagcgagaaagagagagcgaatgattgaatgtaaatgaatgagtaaaagtggatgagtgagtaagagtggttaagtgagtaaaagtgggtgaatgaatgagagtgggtgaatgagtaataattagtgagacagaagaagtgagtgagtgagagtttgtgtatgagagtgagagagaggggGATCTTGTTCgtcttcgggaagttgcgttgacttaaagaaggcatcatctcgtttccccttctatcgagcagacgctccttttaaaaaggcagtatttcctctgtgtgccttatcgaggtataagcacgttcattaaaaggtggtatcatctcctctgtctgccttataccgggcaaacgcgtccatttaaagaaggcatcatctcctctgtctgccttataccgggcaaacgcgtccatttaaagaaggcatcatcttctctgtctgccttataccgggcaaacgcgtccatttaaagaaggcatcatctgctctgtctgccttataccgggcaaacgcgtccatttgaagaaggcatcatctcctctgtctgccttataccggtcaaacgcgtccatttttaagaaggcatcatcttctctgtctgccttataccgggcaaacgcgtccatttaaagaaggcatcatctcctttgtctgccttataccgggtaaacgcgtccatttaaagaggGTATCATCTTCTCTGTATGctttataccgggaaaacgcgtccatttaaagaaggcatcatttcctctgtctgccttataccgggcaaacgcgtccatttaaagaaggcatcatctactCTGTCTGCCGTTCATTTAAACGAGGAATAATTTCCTCTGTATGCCTTATACCTTATACATATACTAGAAAATACGAATCCCAGTGGAGTCTAAACTCCTTTTAAGGGATTCTTAAAATTCTAATTCataaatgaaattattaatTATCACTAATAAAGGAAATTACTAAAAATTTATTACTAAAAGTGACATGCAAAGATTTATCGAAATTAACAGAACAGTTAACAGTTAaagctaattagaagaaaaatcaaaaccgttggttaaactggttggttaaaaactgttgcgattcatcgatatctcttggtgttaaacataataatagaatactatagattctaaatgttttcgggataattgcctttcggggtaatggatttcggggtagtgtcccattcggggtaatgactttcggggcactgtcccattcggggtagtggccttcggggtaatggcattcggggtactggggtggagccaatagaatactatagattctaaatgttttcggggtaatggatttcggggtagtgtcccattcggggtgatggttttcggggtactgtcccattcgaggtagtggccttcggggttatggcattcggggtactggcattcggggtagtggggtgGAGCCCGTGGAGACATAGTTTAAAGCAGTTTGCATTCTGTTGACGATAATGTCATTGTATTTGCCTCGTACTATTAGCGAAACCAATTACTTCGAAGCCCTGGGCTATAAGGTATTTGAGAAGATCATCTACTATTAAAGACCACAGTAAAGGTGATAATACGCCtccttgtgggcaccctttgatTGCTCTAACACTAATGTGAGAATTTCCAAGGTTAgctgatatttctctttttgTTAACATTTCTTTAATCCAATCTACAATGCATTTATCGAAGCCACGATTTGACATTGCCTTTTTTATGGAATTATGAGAAGTGTTGTCAAAAGCTCCCtctatatctaagaaagcagcaagggaaatttcttttgcttcaaaagatttttctaattttgtaaCAACTGCATGTAATGCGGTTACTGATGATTTACCTtcctgataagcgaattggtgttTGCTTAATGGTAGTTGGGTTAAATACGATGACTTGATATGTAAATCtattattttttccattgttttcaGTAAAACGGAGGACAAGCTTATTGGCCT comes from Armigeres subalbatus isolate Guangzhou_Male chromosome 2, GZ_Asu_2, whole genome shotgun sequence and encodes:
- the LOC134216565 gene encoding coiled-coil domain-containing protein 170 isoform X1; the protein is MSKKKTGDEESGNSDKDWEIFDILVGTDEIMPKHHHSPVHHHHHPEPSCNDHLAHSIDLATTLRSELAASTYKRDRLMAELSDAKSSLCAKENECEALRAQSARQTSLISSLQQRLGASESREKTLHSRSESVVNTLNRDKKHLEDKLKELCAKGRRLECELSKEEGHRDQARAHLQDLVRRLCLVLGIDVCDGTHLTPECVLNKAGETVAELQRLRSKLAGTCEHLNSTEAELITTKTAASADKTRLQTQIEGLQSLAQGLETRCRQAERDLQATRDRLAESEVTGDKLREELRGFESRCCRLQNSCDRMQTERLQFLRTIATIVGINEPCENNIRDKVREITNHNQSLHDQLSQVKDQLHQDASRHREHQENTTCRLKNEEQHRMGVEERLEKACHELQHLRAEHTTLSEYLVRLARALCWSECSEPPSPGSDTTILGETLLERAERLATHHDHHVHGICDKACWELANHHSHSHSHHHSHLPKLRRERSCTDLPMKEVNYRFLSTALYNMQRRVRVLREQVQRRDLHLELLRRKIALLEDNARGKTMLQTERDEAVHRARKNSKNAERTAQQLSEVKAQLVEVKTQLNEASDYKITALERARKCDELQARLCELENERERLVSQLAAYKSRARSAVESSHERRVRDEHAISHLRDEMSRIKSQLADTNHRLSQLQAFRTSVAKLLHLRDGPDSELLHKLQTMCSAHHQCTCLGGRHYGSASPLGTVGSDHHCSRYDDMPAGPSSTGCRPLSSSPVHTRRYIDSGFNDHDHNFDDDFDFGKKY
- the LOC134216565 gene encoding coiled-coil domain-containing protein 170 isoform X5; amino-acid sequence: MSKKKTGDEESGNSDKDWEIFDILVGTDEIMPKHHHSPVHHHHHPEPSCNDHLAHSIDLATTLRSELAASTYKRDRLMAELSDAKSSLCAKENECEALRAQSARQTSLISSLQQRLGASESREKTLHSRSESVVNTLNRDKKHLEDKLKELCAKGRRLECELSKEEGHRDQARAHLQDLVRRLCLVLGIDVCDGTHLTPECVLNKAGETVAELQRLRSKLAGTCEHLNSTEAELITTKTAASADKTRLQTQIEGLQSLAQGLETRCRQAERDLQATRDRLAESEVTGDKLREELRGFESRCCRLQNSCDRMQTERLQFLRTIATIVGINEPCENNIRDKVREITNHNQSLHDQLSQVKDQLHQDASRHREHQENTTCRLKNEEQHRMGVEERLEKACHELQHLRAEHTTLSEYLVRLARALCWSECSEPPSPGSDTTILGETLLERAERLATHHDHHVHGICDKACWELANHHSHSHSHHHSHLPKLRRERSCTDLPMKETERDEAVHRARKNSKNAERTAQQLSEVKAQLVEVKTQLNEASDYKITALERARKCDELQARLCELENERERLVSQLAAYKSRARSAVESSHERRVRDEHAISHLRDEMSRIKSQLADTNHRLSQLQAFRTSVAKLLHLRDGPDSELLHKLQTMCSAHHQCTCLGGRHYGSASPLGTVGSDHHCSRYDDMPAGPSSTGCRPLSSSPVHTRRYIDSGFNDHDHNFDDDFDFGKKY